Within Xanthomonas theicola, the genomic segment GCCTCCTCGGTCGCACCGGCCAACGTGTCTTTCAGCGCCGCAAGCCGGTCCATCGCGGCGGAGACGGCGTTACTCGCCGCTTCATACTCATCGGCGAGCCTGGTATCGCCGGCGGCGCGCACGGCATCGCGGACCGCGGCCGACTGCGCGTTGAACGCCAGCTTGCTGAGACTGCCGTCCTGCAGCGCCGCCATCATCGATGCCAACAGCCGTCCGGACTGTCGCGCGTCCACGACGGCGTCGTGCGGCGCCGTGCCACCCGCGGCGAACTGGCGCGGCGGCGTCAACCGCGGTCGCGCTGGATCGCTGTCGCGCCCCCGACCACCCGAGGCCAGATCCTCTGCGGCCGTATCGACGATCAGCCCAGCCAGTTCCTGCGCTGCGCGCTCGGCTTCCTTGAGGATGGAAGGCGGCATTCTCGTCAACTGCTCCGCGCGCCGCGCCATCGGACGATTCGATAGCGAGCCGATTTGCCCGCCATGTAGGACTACACTTGTCATTCCCGCATTATTCCTTTTTGCATTTTTCTTGGACCGGACCCGACGTCCGGCACTGTTGCAACGCCGTCAGATAAGCCTGCGCAGTGGCCTTCAACGTCTCGTCGCCGGACTTCTCCAGCACCACCTTGAAGCATTGCCGCGCCTTTCCCGACTTGCCCATGGCCAACTGGCACTGGCCCGCGTACAGCATTGGCCGGTAGTCGGCATCGCCCTGGGCGTACGCGACAGCGTAGAGGTCGGCGGCTTTCTGGTGCATCTGCTTGAGCTGATAGACCGCCGCCAACCCCATCAGGAAGTCGACGCAGTAGAAATCGTAGATGCACAGGAAGCGAAACAGCTTTTCCGCCTCGTCGAGCCTGCCGCGATTGTAGAAGTCGTAGGCCAGGCTGTACATTCCGTCC encodes:
- the sicA gene encoding type III secretion system translocator chaperone SicA — encoded protein: MNQQHGNTDEQNLEIILDAVAQGVTLKEIHGISDEQMDGMYSLAYDFYNRGRLDEAEKLFRFLCIYDFYCVDFLMGLAAVYQLKQMHQKAADLYAVAYAQGDADYRPMLYAGQCQLAMGKSGKARQCFKVVLEKSGDETLKATAQAYLTALQQCRTSGPVQEKCKKE